Part of the Notamacropus eugenii isolate mMacEug1 chromosome 5, mMacEug1.pri_v2, whole genome shotgun sequence genome is shown below.
ataaatggtcaaaggatatgaacaggcagttttcagaggaagagattaaagatacctataatcatacgaaaaaatgccctaaaacactattgattcgagagatgcaaatcaaaacaactctgaggtaccacatcacacctatcagattggctaacatgacaaaacaggaagatgataaacgtgggagaagatgtgggagagttggaacactaattcattattggaggagctgtgatctgatccaacatttctggagagcaatttggaactatgcccaaagggctataaaaatgtgcatactctttgacctagcaataccccAAGGTattataaaaaggggaaagggtctcacatgtacaaaaatatttatagcagttctctttgtggtggcccaaaactggaaatgaaggggatgcacatcaattggggtacggctgaataaattttagtatatcaatgtaatggaatgctattgctctataataaatgatgaacgaAGACTTCAtaaaggcctggaaagatttatatgatctgatactgagtgaaaggagcaaaaccagaagaactttgtacacagcaaaaaaCACAATGTGCGAGGATTTTgtctggtagatttagaacttcatggcaatgcagggacctaaaaaattcccaaaggtctTTTAAGGcagaatgccttccacatctagagaaataaCTATGAAATTCAGTAGCACAATGTAGgagatcatcttcttttgtattacgttgtggtttattatatgatttctcccattgattttaattcttctatgcaatattactatagtgaaaatgtatttataaaattatatgctgCATCAGGGAGGTAGGGGGCAGCGAGGGGAGAAGgacaaggagggaaggaaaaaagtctaagttatatggtagtgattgtagaatactgaaaataaaaaaaaattcaaaaattaaaaaaagaaaaacggaagactatatatatatatgtatatatatatatatacatatatatatatataataaagcaaGTATTCCCTAACAGTGTATGATAAAGAGGATGATTGCCTGTAAATGACACTGTAAATCTATGatgtacaacttgctatcccttttaaatgtgTGATAAAATTgtcatatatatttgtttcttgCTTTCCCTCTTGCTGAAGAGAtgtctaccattagacacaaatagatgtacggatgtaaaattattctatacatgcttttatttatccattctttcAATGGATGTAGATAGTGTCTTTCAACATTCATCCTTTATACTTCGTTTATAAATGATAGTCAACATGAGGTATTTGCTCAAAGACatacttaaaacaatattgctcttactgtatataatgttctctttgacctcatttaattcttcattattttatgcaaatttttccatatttttctaagatcactgttGGTTTTACCTATTGAAACGGTGTGCCATTTCTTTGTCTGgatcattttataaatttggaaactgaggcaaatttggTCAAGAGATTTTCCccgggtcactcagctagtaaggatctgagaccatatttgaagtCGAGGATTTCTGACTTGAAGTCCGGTGCTCCATTCAATGAACCACTTAGCTCCCCCCATGGATCAGTGGATCAGTTGCTCGTTCAAAAATATGGCATTGTCAGAACATTTGCccctgacctctttggtgttatTGCAGTTATCTCTGGGATacaaaaaatgtttaacattATAGAAATTCAGCATAATAAATTTAATGAAAGGTGATTACAATCACCATTACAGTAGTAGGCAGAAAGAGGCTTATCACATTGAGCATTGATTTCTGTTTGAAATAGTCAAAAGCACAAGATTAAAAGAAGCCTTCTACAATAGCCACCAAAGCACGACATTCAAGGGAGAATTAGCGGGATCAGTAATGGGACCACCCCTAGAAATTTTCCTAGAGCATGGATGCTCCAAGTCTCACAcaatactatttttttctgtgaGCCATACAAATgcgagaaagaaaaagaaagtaggagAATGGCGATAGGAAAGTGGAGGCAGAATTCTCTCTATCTGCCTATCATATATGGGTGATCTTCCACAGCTCATCTCAGCATTGATCCCATGGGAAGAGGTCCTGGTCGAGCCCTTTCATCTTGTCTTGGTACACCTTGTTGAATGTTTCCATCTGGGTCACTGTGAAGTAGTTTTTCCAGTCTCCACAGATTCCTGCAACATGTGAAGTGGGGGAAACATATCCTGGGGACAGTTCCTTTGTGATTGtgtccttccatcctattctacTCCCCTTTACCCCAGGAAGGAGACATTGGGTGGTTTCTATTGATGGACTTGTGGTCAGGTTACCTTTCCCTGAAAGCAGGGCAATCTTTCCTGCCTGTCTCATTCACAGAATGTGGATGCTAAATCTACCTCACCTTACCATTTCCCCTTACTCCCTGACTTCTCACTTTTGCTCTGAAGCATGAAAACCCAAGAAAGGTTTCCAAGGACTCTGGGGCATCCTATCGCTGAGCAGGTCACAGCAGAATCATCTTGTACTGTCTATAGTGGAGATGGAGCAAATTCTTTGACTGCCTTCGATCTACTTTGAGATTCACACCTTCTCTGATCGTATTTCTGAGACCTAGGTTTCAGTTGGACTGGAGGGAACTCTCCTGTATAACCCTCTAATCGCCCTAACCCATTCCTCCTTACCTTTTCTCATTATGATTGTGTTGAGAATCTCCATGTTTTCCACTGGTCTAACTTCCTGTTCTTCAATTATGTGTTTTTTCATGACTTGGAAGGAGGCATTCTGTGCAACTGAGCTGATTTCTTCCTCACTCAGTTTCTTGTCCAGGAATCGGCAAATCTTCTTCACACTGGCATGAACATCCTAAGAAAGAATAGCAAGGGGACGCACCAGCTCAAGGGACACACAGAAAGAAGGTGCCAACGGTGGGTGGGAGCATGCAGATGACAACACCTATGCCTATGTGCAGTATTCATGTTCTAATTTAGTTTGGGAATTCCTCAAGGTAATTCCtgtcctttacctttctttggatctTCAGTGCTGGGTGCAGAGTAAGTTGTTAATCATTCTCACTGACTGAGGTTAGAGGCTGAACTGGAGGTCATGTCTGAGATGAGGTATTAGGTGTGGAAAAGGCTTTGTGGAAGCTGTGGCTTCAGGAAAGCCAGGAagcaaaatagagaaaaggggaTGATTCCATATACGGAGCAGCAGCAAGTAGAAAGGAACAGATTGTGGAGACAGAGTCACATGTCAGGAACATTAAATGGGATGTAGGAAAGGGGACAGTTGTGTATTAAGAAGCTACTGTGTGCAGGCAAAGGCTCAGAGCTTTAcgattattaactcatttgattcccatGACACCTATATGAGGTGAGTGCTATAAGCCTCATTTTACACCCTTtgaaattgaggcagatggaggtgaagacttgtccagggtcacacagctaggaagtgtctgaggccaaatttgaatgaAGGTCATCCAgactccagattcagcactcTGTGCTACTAGGTGCCTGGGAGACCAGCACCTCTGGATGAAAGATtgcatggggaggggggaaggtgttggaagactggaaagggaaaggggcTAGGTTGTAAAGGGCTCTGTATAGCAAGGTGAGTATTTTCAAGTTGGTTTCAGAGGCAATAAGGAGTCACTAGACTTTATTGGGTAGGGGAAAGATGGGGCCAGATCATAGTTTTAGGAAAATCCTTTTGTTGGCTGAATGCAGATTGGACTGGACTGGGAGAGACCTGAACaccaccccacctcccacccctgcCAGGAGACTATGGGGGTATTCCAGGTGGGAGGTGATGAAAACTCTGATCATGTTaccctcctactcagtaaactgcaatggctccctatcacctccaggatccaaTGAAAAATCAactgtcattcaaagccctttcacAATCTCCACCCATCGtgcctttcaagtcttcttatacttgACTCCCAAATATATTACCCGTGATCCAGTGACACAGCCCTCCTGCTGATTCCCCAAGCAACATTTTccatatgtgactctgggcactaGGTCTGACGGTCCCTCATGTtgggaatgctctccctcccctgctctgactactgactttcctagcttccttcagggAACAGTCAGGTGGCagaatagatagagtgctggccctgaattcaggaaaattcatcttcatgagttcacatcGGGACTCAcacacttcctttctttctgatcCTGTGCGAGTCTCTtgactctgcttgcctcagttcctcatctgcaaaatgagctggagaagaaaattgcaacGCACTTCaggatctttcccaagaaaaccccaaattgggtcacacaGAGTAAGACgtgagtgaaatgactgaacaacaaaagcccagttgctacaggaagccttccctgaccactCTACAGTCCGTTGCCCTCCATGTGGTGAATGCATCCAATTTATCACATACAAAATGCATACACaaagatatgtacatacatatacacacatatgtttgctGATACACATACAAACCATGCATACGTATGGTTTGTATGTTGTGTACACATTTAGTCTGTGAGCTCTTTTAGGGCAGGGAGtgtcttctacctttctttgtattctcagtgctgaGTTCAGAACCTGGCACAAAGTACATGCTtcctaaatcattattgactgagaaaacatgcaaacaactttaCAGAAACAAAATTTACACAAAATAATTGAAGGTAACTGAGGGAGTGAAGTCACTAGTGTTAATGAGGACCcctgagaaatatgaaaaagaaaacagagaggaagcTTGCCTGATGGAGTTCCTCATAGGTTAGGAGCAAcaacttctctgaatctctccAGGACAGCCATCCTTTGATGTGGTCAAACCAAGATCCATAATTCACTGGAAGAGAATTGGGAAAGACAGATGGGATGAGGTCATTTCTCTTTCAGACATTCATAAAGTGCTTATTCAGTCTCAGATGCCGGCCAAAATGGCAGTCCTGGAGATAGAAGTAAGTTTTTCCCTGACGTGACAGTCTAGGGGAGAAGGGCGTGGTTCCCAGACCCAGAGAAATACTACCCTAAAAAATGCTGGTAGGGGAAAAGCCATAAGGCAGTCACGGGGCAAGTTTGGGTAGGTGGAGTCCTCAACCCTGGGGATCTTGCCAAGGATGGTAGAACTTAATGAAGATGTCTAGTTGAGTTCCCCTGTGAAGGTGACATTAGAGTGCACCAACAGGAGATGATCTGTATTTCAATCAAGGACCTGAGGTGGTCTCTTGGGACTCTGCCCCTTGGAAAGCACTAATCTTAGATTGAAAAGACATGGGCTCAAATACAGGTCAGCTCTGCAAATTTCTTGGTAACATAAGTTTGGGAAACTCACATCCCCAATTGTTCCCCCATCCCTCTTCCCTAACATGGGGCTGACAGCCCTTTCACAGTCTCTTTCCCTGAACTACTGAAAGAAATGTGCGTCCTAGTGAATGAAAGGACACCTTCAATACAGGGGATTTCATTATACTGTCAGGGAgtatgaagaggaagaagagagaggggagaaaaatgggAGTAGAATCTGGTTCCATCATTCCCCACTCACTCACAATGTCCTTGCAGGAAGTCCACAAATAAGTGTTCAAATGTTGACGGTTTCGAATAAAATGGTAACTGATTGTTGAAATGGTAAAGAGATGTAGTGACATCTTTCGGATTCCTGGCAACATAgatcatctgaaaaagaaaatggaacagTAAGAGTTTGGcacaaccattttttttttcagaaagcctCTAGGATAGAGTGCTCTTGCAGCTACTCTTACTCACTCCTTGTATGCCATCTGTTCAGTTCTGTGCCTGAAATTTAGTAGGTGCTTATAAAacgtttattaattgattgacgCTTGAGAAGAAATGGGTACAAATATCAAAATAAGTAGATGAGCATTCTTTGGAATGCACTGCATAAAAGCCTTTTATGAATATTCAGATGATGGAAGAGGACACAGAGAATGCATACCAGCCCCCAAAATGAGAATGAGTAGCATGTTCAAGGAAAATGGAGGGCAAAGGACTAGTCAGGGGAGCCCAATCAGAGTGAGGTCTTCAACCTCCCAGAAGAATGGGTTTAGAGATGGTCCTGTGAGAGCCTCGGTATCTCCGCAGATGTGCTAGATATCAAGAGGGCCCTCCGTGAGAGTAGACACAATGGGTGAGATCCTCGACCTGCCTCTTTTTACAGCTTCAACCTAAGTCCTTctgctcctcttcccctccagtcCTCCAGAAACATTAGAAAAGTATTGTGAACCACTAGAAAGCAATTAAATTGTAGTTCTCAGGTGCTGGCCAATCTATGAGACTAACATTAGGATTATGCTTTCAACCCCATGAATATTTCACAAAAAAGGTCTTGGTGAAGATGTCGATAATTGTCAGACCCAGATGATTCAGATCTTCACTTCTGTGATGGAGCAAAAATCAGGAGTTGCCCAGGGTGTCGGGTACAATGGGGAGAAAAGGTCAATTTGCAAACTattaagaaaaacagagaaacaaacacCATAGGACAATGTGAATTTTTATGTGAACTCTTTCCAAATGGTTTTCTTCCATTCAGTTTTTTCACCTCCTGAAGTATCTCAGACATCAGATCTGGATGATAATTATGCAGATTTCCAAATGGTCACCTCTCACCTTAGCTTCTGTGGGATTCGAAGACTACTATCACATCCTATAAGAGAAGGGAGCAGGaggataaaaatgataatgatgttgaagatgatgaaaaaaaggaaactccaaggaagaaaagaagtaggAGGATAaaaaggtggaggaggaggagaattaagtaaaggagaaatagaacgaaaaggagaagggaaggagaaggcagtgaaggggaaaagggaagaggaaggaaagaagaggagaaatgaggattgtgatgaggaaaaggaaggaaatgaagacaTGGTCCATAAAATggatggaagaaatggaaagaagatcAAAACCCAGTGGTACATAAGGAGCACAGTGTGGATGTAGCCTGGAGCACTGTCTACATTGAAATAGTCTGAATAAACCTCTTAGCTACACAggtgtctttttattttcttggtgaaatcatggaaataatttttttttcaaaaagggggcgaagataaaatgaatattgaagaaCCAGTTCAGTATTTGACCTCCTTTTATCTCACATTTTAATGTGATGATTTCCTGCCAGATGAGTGGAGCACAGAACATCCACCAGATTACATCTGTTGTGACATCATGTTGCTCTACTGAAGTCAGGTATCCATTAGACGGTTGCTATGAAAATTATTGATACTGTTCAATGAGatcaatttggaaaaataaatccCTCTGAAGAACTGAACGTGGTATTGTTTTTGCACGGGACTTGAAATGGCTTATGTCTGCGAGTAGCAGTGTCTTCTTTGttaaagaaatgaagtgacttataCTAACTAGGAGACATGATATATTTGGAAGTTTCATTGTAGAAGAGACTAGTAAATGGCTAAGAATTTCCAGGAAGGAAATTTCTGATATTCCTGTCTGAGTGCTGATGGATTTTTGAATTTAAATGAGACATAGAGATCTGCAAATAAATTTAAACATTATGCTAACTTTATAGTTTATCACTGCAGTGTGAAAAGAAACTAGTATTTCGGAAAAAGAAGAATAGTCACTAGGACATCTGCACAAATGGCTTCCCAGCTTCTGtctaagacagacagacagagagagagagagagagagagagagagagagagagagagagagagagagagagagagagattccagTACCTCTTGAGGAAGACCACTCCATTTTCTGAGAGCTCCAGTTTTTAGGAAGTAGTTCCTGACATCTACTCTCAACTGACTCCTTTGGAACTTTCCCTCATCGCCACTGAAACTCTCCTCTCAGAGCTAGGCATGATAAATCAAacctctcttccacatgatgacCTATCAGATATTTGATAAAGACATTTTCAGTCTCCCTTAACTCCCTCACTACTACTCCTTATTTTTCAGCAAGCCTCCTCAGTTCGTCCCAGATTTGCCCTTCTCCAGTTCAGTCTCTGGCCTCCTTCGAAAGCCATCCAAATCAGCTTCATACTTCCAACTTCTTCCCTTTGACCTTCTAATTTTTCACATTCTTCTCCCAACTTTCTCCACAGGACCTTTGTCCTTGCTTGTCAGAAGTGAGAGTGAGCAGTGACATGATCAGAGGGGACATTAAGAAGGTGGTTAGGGGTGTGCAGAAAATGGGGAGCAGAGAGATTTCTCTGtctgcctcctcccttccctgaaTTCCTATGTATAATGAATCAAGAATGTAGAGCCAGCTTCTCTCTTTTCCGTCATCCCTCCAAATGCTTGTTATCTGTTGCTTTCACTTCTTATCAGAGGCCTCCTGTACTCACCTTGGACTTGCTAGTGAAATAGGACTTAGAGAAGAGCTAGATTGGGAGATGGGAAGTGAGAATCCGTGGgtctgactgattcttgatgatTTCACTCTGATTTGTAAAATCTATCCAGGGAGAACGTTTCCAGTAGGGGACATATCTGACCCAAAAAGAGTCCCCTTTTGAGTAGATCAGGCTGAGAATATCTATCATCCAGTGGGTTCCTATAAGtaataaaaaggaaggagaggtctCATGAATATTTCATCCACAGAATGACAGACCCTCAGAGGTAGGAGAGATCTCACAGGTATCAATCCTGCCAATACTGGAACAAGCCAATGAAAGATTTCCAGGCAGCGAGGCAAGAAAGACTGCTCAGCTCTACTTGAGACAGTGCTACTTGTCAATATTTCTGTGACATGAAGCTCAAATGTGCCTGAAGGTTTGAATGACAGCACCAAAGAGTGTCAAGTCATTCGACAAATATCTCTCGTGCACTTACTGGATGCCAGGCTCTGTGCCGAATGATAAGGATTCAAAAGAAGGCAAATGCACATTACCGTCCCAAttgaagctcacagtctaagccAACTTTTAAATaactcagttcatataagtgtcataggaaatggaggaaagaaagtcTGAGAGAATGAGGCACTGGTCATTGTGACCTTCCAGGAAGGCGATTTAATTTAATCTGGCAGGAATCCAGAGtatctaagaggtagaggtgaggagagagccCTCTTGGCACAGGGAACACAGCTAGTGATGTGAGAAAGACTTCATTTGCACCTCTGTACTTTTGaaatcagtattaatcagttcACTCTGATTCCATAGGCTTGTGATTATAATTATGCATATGCCTGTGAGCTGTGAACTGAACAGTGAGCTGTGAGCTGTGAAGCTGAAGATTGTAAGTTAACTGCTTATTCATATGAAGTTAACTGGAGGCCCTCCACCCTTGCTTTTTCTTCTCATGATGACCAAGCCTAGTTTGGCACGAGGCACTCAATTACACGGAAAGTCCTCCAGTGTATTTTTCTACTTCTGGGCCATtctctcttgtccaacatgaGCAGGTGCCCATCTTACAACCACTTAGTGAAGATGCCCCATGGCTCACTGAACCTGAGACTGTCCACTGCCCCACTGCAGACATACTCTTTCAAAATGATATGTCATTTCTTGACACTTGAAGCAAGATATATCAACTAATAAGACTCTTTTCTTTGTATAGTGTCTTTATAGAGCTCAGGTATGAAATATATCATCAAATCTTGTAAAATTAATGACCTGGAAGAAAAGGGcttctcagatcatgaggaagatcagGGATTCACTTCATGGGAGGGGACCCTGGACTCTTTAAGAAGAGTCCTCTTTAATAAGGCCCTTGTTCTGAGCCCTGCCCCAGTCTCTTTTATTGAAGATTGCCCAGTTTTAATAGTCATGGTGCAAAGGTTATGGTTTCAGAGCTGTACTGTgcttagaactggaaaaaatcagCTTGGGGTGCCTGATTTCTTGTTGTTCACAATCATGCCTGAGGTGGGCCTTCGGGTGAGACTATGTGAAACTTACCCAGCAACTAGACCTGCATGGAAATGTTGATGAGACATGCAAGAAGGAGGAAGTAGGAATGGTTATGTTTCATCTCTGATGGGATAGGAAGGACaagaaaagaattctggagtCATGAAAGCTGGAAAGTGCTTTATCAGAACGATGGGAAGAAAAGGGTATGTTTTTGCCTCGGGGGACACCATAACCAAAGACATGCAAGGAGTCTGGCAGGGAACTTTTCCAGTGTTGGGGGAATAGAAGTTCAGTGCCTAGCCCATGTGCAAGAGGCAGCTAAGTCCTCTACCTTGTGGGTCCAaggactt
Proteins encoded:
- the LOC140508111 gene encoding sulfotransferase 2A1-like, whose protein sequence is MIYVARNPKDVTTSLYHFNNQLPFYSKPSTFEHLFVDFLQGHLNYGSWFDHIKGWLSWRDSEKLLLLTYEELHQDVHASVKKICRFLDKKLSEEEISSVAQNASFQVMKKHIIEEQEVRPVENMEILNTIIMRKGICGDWKNYFTVTQMETFNKVYQDKMKGLDQDLFPWDQC